One segment of Hydrogenothermus marinus DNA contains the following:
- a CDS encoding NAD(P)H-dependent glycerol-3-phosphate dehydrogenase: protein MSISIIGAGSWGTALAQAFSKKVDNILLYGRDKKVINDINKTHQNKKYLPNIKLNKNIKATENIKETIENSEIIIIAIPTQTIKEFLEKIKNFNVKNKIFISASKGIDIDTLELVSEMIYKGLSIDEENVFALSGPSFAKEVAQGLPTAITLAGEICKAKELQNILSSENFRLYISEDIKGVELAGAVKNVIAIATGISDGLNLGNNARAGLITRGLYEINKLVNILGGKTETIYGLAGLGDLVLTATGNLSRNRRFGLLIGQGKKSEEALKEIGQVVEGVKTVKAVKKISEKYNLELPISEMVYKIIYEGLSPKKAVKKLMSRQPKKEFQ, encoded by the coding sequence TAAAAAAGTTATAAATGATATAAATAAAACTCACCAAAATAAAAAATATCTACCTAATATAAAGTTAAATAAAAATATAAAAGCTACAGAAAATATAAAGGAAACTATAGAAAATTCAGAAATTATTATTATTGCTATTCCTACTCAAACAATAAAAGAGTTTTTAGAAAAAATAAAAAATTTTAATGTTAAAAATAAGATTTTTATCTCAGCATCAAAAGGAATAGATATTGATACATTAGAATTAGTCTCAGAAATGATTTATAAAGGTTTAAGTATAGATGAAGAAAATGTTTTTGCATTATCAGGACCTTCTTTTGCCAAAGAAGTAGCACAAGGACTTCCAACTGCTATTACTTTAGCAGGTGAAATATGCAAAGCAAAAGAACTTCAAAATATTTTAAGTAGTGAAAATTTTAGATTATATATAAGTGAAGATATAAAAGGTGTTGAACTTGCAGGAGCAGTAAAAAATGTAATAGCAATAGCAACAGGTATAAGTGATGGACTAAATTTAGGTAATAACGCAAGGGCAGGACTTATTACAAGAGGATTATATGAGATTAATAAACTTGTAAATATACTTGGTGGAAAAACAGAAACAATTTATGGACTTGCAGGACTTGGAGATTTAGTTCTTACTGCAACAGGTAATCTTTCAAGAAATAGAAGATTTGGACTTCTTATAGGACAAGGTAAAAAATCAGAAGAAGCTCTAAAGGAGATAGGACAGGTAGTAGAAGGTGTAAAAACAGTAAAAGCAGTAAAAAAAATATCAGAAAAATATAATTTAGAACTTCCCATATCTGAAATGGTTTATAAAATAATATACGAAGGTTTATCTCCAAAAAAAGCAGTAAAAAAATTAATGAGTAGACAACCAAAAAAAGAGTTTCAATGA
- the kdsA gene encoding 3-deoxy-8-phosphooctulonate synthase has product MEKFTVIAGPCVIESKELCFEVADVLKNLQEKYKDIRFVFKSSFDKANRSSHKSFRGLGFEKGLYILSQVKEKYNLPVLTDIHESYQAKEVAKVVDILQIPAFLCRQTDLILAAAETGKEINVKKGQFLAPWDTKNIVEKLKFGGAKKFYLTERGVSFGYNNLVVDFRSLSIMRQFAPVIYDATHSVQLPGGQGDKSGGQREFVYPLAKAAISVGVDGLFFETHPNPDKALSDGPNQIPLKDFPDILEKLIKLKNFIENENI; this is encoded by the coding sequence ATGGAAAAATTTACAGTAATAGCAGGACCTTGTGTAATAGAAAGTAAAGAACTTTGTTTTGAAGTGGCAGATGTATTAAAAAATCTTCAAGAAAAATATAAAGATATAAGATTTGTTTTTAAATCTTCATTTGACAAAGCAAATAGAAGTAGTCATAAATCATTTAGAGGACTTGGTTTTGAAAAAGGATTATATATCCTTTCTCAAGTAAAAGAAAAATACAATCTACCAGTATTAACAGATATTCATGAAAGCTATCAAGCAAAAGAAGTAGCAAAAGTTGTTGATATTTTACAAATTCCTGCATTTTTATGTAGGCAGACAGACTTAATATTAGCAGCTGCAGAAACAGGAAAAGAGATAAATGTAAAAAAAGGCCAGTTTTTAGCACCTTGGGATACAAAAAATATAGTTGAAAAGCTTAAATTTGGTGGAGCTAAAAAGTTTTACCTTACAGAAAGAGGAGTATCTTTTGGATATAACAATTTAGTTGTAGATTTTAGAAGTTTATCAATAATGAGACAGTTTGCACCTGTTATATATGATGCTACCCATAGTGTTCAGTTACCAGGGGGACAAGGAGACAAATCAGGAGGACAAAGAGAGTTTGTATATCCTCTTGCAAAAGCTGCTATTTCTGTAGGAGTAGATGGACTATTTTTTGAAACCCATCCAAATCCAGATAAAGCTTTATCAGATGGCCCAAATCAAATACCATTAAAAGATTTTCCAGATATTTTAGAAAAACTTATAAAACTTAAAAATTTTATAGAAAATGAAAATATATAA